The Daucus carota subsp. sativus chromosome 2, DH1 v3.0, whole genome shotgun sequence genome includes a window with the following:
- the LOC108208915 gene encoding endoglucanase 6, which produces MGMEKVVRMGLMGCLLLLVSLVNLAMGGHNYGDALTKSILFFEAQRSGYLPSSQRIKWRGHSGLSDGKTVGVNLVGGYYDAGDNVKFGLPMAFTVTMMSWSVLEYGNQIASSGELRNAMDAIKWGTDYLIKAHPEPHVFYGEVGDGNTDHYCWQRPEDMTTSRQAYRIDPSNPGSDLAGETAAALAAASMVFRRSNPSYAKTLLSHAYQLFDFADKYRGKYDSSITVAQKYYRSVSGYADELLWGAAWLYKATDNQYYLNYLGNNGDALGGTGWAMTEFGWDVKYAGVQTLVAKFLMGGKAGHQASVFGKYQEKAEFFMCSCLGKGSRNVQKTPGGLIFKQRWNNLQFVTSASFLMTVYSDYLTSARKTLRCPSGNVQPSQLLSFAKSQVDYILGDNPRATSYMVGYGNNYPQQVHHRGSSIVSIKVNPSFVTCRGGYATWFSRKASDPNLLVGAIVGGPDAYDNFADERDNYEQTEPATYNNAPLLGLLARLHAGHSGYNQLLPVNLPKPFAVRPKPTPRPRVSPAPVSSSKQIAVVQKMTASWVSGGKTYYRYSTVVTNKSGKTLRNLRISVSKLYGPLWGLAKYGNSYVLPAWNKSLAPGKSIEFVYIHSASAASVSVTSYTLA; this is translated from the exons ATGGGAATGGAGAAGGTTGTGAGAATGGGCTTGATGGGCTGTTTGTTGTTGCTTGTGAGCCTTGTTAATTTGGCCATGGGAGGACATAACTATGGAGATGCTCTCACCAAGAGCATTCTTTTCTTTGAGGCTCAAAGATCTGGTTACTTGCCTAGTAGTCAGAGAATCAAGTGGAGGGGGCATTCTGGTCTTAGTGATGGCAAGACTGTTGGT GTGAATTTGGTGGGAGGGTATTATGATGCAGGGGACAATGTGAAGTTTGGATTGCCCATGGCATTTACAGTGACAATGATGTCATGGAGTGTGTTGGAGTATGGTAACCAAATAGCTTCTAGTGGTGAGCTTCGTAATGCCATGGATGCTATTAAGTGGGGTACTGATTATCTCATCAAAGCTCATCCTGAACCTCATGTTTTCTATGGAGAG GTGGGAGATGGCAACACTGATCACTACTGCTGGCAAAGACCCGAAGACATGACAACTTCTCGGCAAGCTTACAGAATTGACCCGAGTAATCCTGGTTCCGACCTTGCTGGAGAGACTGCAGCTGCTCTGGCTGCTGCCTCCATGGTCTTCCGCCGCTCCAACCCCTCCTACGCCAAGACACTCCTTTCTCATGCCTATCAG CTGTTCGACTTTGCAGACAAATACAGGGGTAAATATGATAGCAGTATTACAGTGGCTCAGAAGTACTACCGTTCTGTCAGCGGATATGCT GATGAACTATTGTGGGGAGCTGCGTGGTTGTACAAGGCAACAGACAATCAGTACTACTTGAACTACCTCGGAAACAATGGTGATGCACTCGGTGGGACTGGTTGGGCCATGACTGAATTCGGATGGGATGTTAAGTATGCTGGAGTTCAAACTCTTGTTGCTAAG TTTTTGATGGGAGGAAAAGCTGGACATCAGGCATCAGTTTTTGGCAAGTACCAAGAGAAGGCAGAGTTTTTCATGTGTTCGTGTCTTGGAAAGGGCAGCCGCAATGTTCAGAAGACTCCAGGAGGCCTCATCTTCAAACAGAGATGGAACAACTTACAGTTTGTTACGAGTGCTTCCTTCCTCATGACTGTCTACTCCGATTATCTCACTTCTGCTAGGAAAACCCTCAGGTGTCCTTCTGGAAATGTCCAACCATCCCAACTGCTTTCATTCGCCAAATCTCAG gTGGACTATATTCTGGGAGACAACCCAAGAGCCACGAGTTACATGGTTGGTTATGGAAACAATTACCCACAACAAGTTCATCATCGTGGTTCCTCAATTGTTTCAATCAAGGTTAACCCTTCATTTGTTACTTGCCGAGGAGGGTATGCCACATGGTTCAGTAGGAAGGCAAGCGATCCCAATCTTCTTGTTGGTGCCATTGTTGGAGGACCTGATGCCTATGACAATTTTGCTGATGAAAGAGACAACTATGAACAAACTGAGCCAGCTACATACAACAATGCTCCTCTTCTCGGACTCCTGGCTAGGCTACATGCAGGACATAGTGGATATAACCAGTTGCTTCCAG TAAATCTGCCAAAACCTTTTGCTGTCAGACCTAAGCCAACTCCGAGACCCAGAGTATCTCCAGCCCCAG TTTCCTCTTCCAAACAAATTGCTGTTGTGCAAAAGATGACAGCTTCATGGGTTTCCGGAGGGAAAACCTACTACAGATACTCCACAGTAGTTACTAACAAATCTGGCAAGACGCTTAGAAACCTCAGAATTTCTGTCTCAAAGCTATACGGTCCTCTATGGGGTCTTGCAAAGTACGGCAACTCCTATGTGCTTCCTGCATGGAACAAGTCGCTGGCTCCTGGTAAAAGCATCGAGTTTGTGTATATCCATTCTGCCTCTGCAGCATCCGTCTCGGTCACAAGCTACACATTGGCTTAA
- the LOC108208914 gene encoding long chain acyl-CoA synthetase 4, translated as MANIKRYIVQVEPAKPSEDGKPAMGPVYRSTFGVEPHIPGMESCWDIFRMSVEKYPDNPMLGHREIVDGKHGDYVWLTYKQVYDMVMKVGNAIRSCGVEKGGRCGIYGANSEGWIISMEACNAQGLYCVPLYDTLGASAVEFVICHAEVSIVFSEEKKITEVFKTFPKTAEYVKTIVSFGKVTSEQREEAAKLGVAIYSWDEFLVLGDGKHYELPVKKKSDICTIMYTSGTTGDPKGVLISNNSIVTIVAAVNRFLQGVNEPLTVNDVYLSYLPLAHIFDRIIEECFISHGAQIGFWRGDVKLLVEDIGVLKPTVLCAVPRVLDRIYSGLTQKISSGGFLKNILFNVAYSYKLLGMNNGHKHEEAAPLFDKFVFDKVKQGLGGKVRLILSGAAPLANHVESYLKVVTCSHVLQGYGLTETCAGSFVSIPNEQTMLGTVGPPVPNVDARLESVPEMGYDALSSTPRGEICIRGETLFSGYYKREDLTKEVLVDGWFHTGDIGEWQPNGAMKIVDRKKNIFKLAQGEYVAVENLENIYGLVAAIDSIWVYGNSFESYLVAVVNPNMQAIESWSNENGLSGDFHSLCQTEKVKEYILGELSKIGKEKKLKGFEIIRAVHLDPVPFDMDRDLITPTFKKKRPQMLKYYQNIVDSMYKKK; from the exons ATGGCGAATATCAAGAGATATATTGTTCAAGTTGAGCCGGCCAAGCCATCGGAAGACGGCAAGCCGGCGATGGGACCGGTTTACCGGAGCACCTTCGGCGTCGAGCCTCATATTCCTGGAATGGAGAGCTGCTGGGACATTTTTcg CATGTCGGTGGAAAAGTATCCTGATAATCCAATGCTTGGTCACCGTGAGATTGTGGACGGGAag CATGGAGATTATGTGTGGCTTACGTACAAACAAGTGTATGACATGGTGATGAAAGTTGGGAATGCCATTCGCAGTTGTGGTGTTGAAAAG GGAGGAAGATGCGGTATATATGGTGCCAATTCCGAGGGGTGGATTATTAGCATGGAG GCTTGTAATGCTCAGGGTTTATACTGTGTTCCTTTGTATGACACCTTAG GTGCCAGTGCTGTGGAATTTGTCATTTGCCATGCTGAGGTTTCTATTGTTTTTTCTGAAGAAAAAAAGATTACTGAG GTGTTTAAAACATTTCCGAAGACAGCAGAGTACGTAAAAA CAATTGTAAGCTTCGGAAAAGTTACTTCAGAACAAAGGGAAGAAGCTGCGAAGCTGGGTGTAGCAATATATTCTTGGGATGAATTCTTAGTTTTG GGAGATGGTAAACACTATGAGCTACCTGTGAAAAAGAAGAGTGACATATGTACGATAATGTACACAAGTGGAACTACAGGTGATCCTAAGGGTGTCTTAATTTCCAACAACAGCATTGTTACCATTGTAGCTGCGGTGAATCGCTTCCTACAGGGTGTGAATGAACCC TTAACAGTAAATGATGTATATCTTTCGTATCTTCCACTGGCTCATATATTCGACCGGATAATAGAAGAGTGCTTTATCAGTCACGGGGCACAAATAGGATTTTGGCGTGGG GATGTCAAGCTGTTGGTCGAAGACATTGGAGTGCTAAAGCCAACTGTCCTGTGTGCTGTTCCTCGAGTTTTAGATAGAATATATTCTG GTTTGACACAAAAGATATCTTCAGGCGGTTTCTTAAAGAATATCTTGTTTAATGTTGCGTACTCATA CAAATTACTCGGCATGAATAATGGGCATAAACATGAAGAAGCAGCTCCActttttgataaatttgtatttgataAG GTTAAGCAAGGCTTGGGAGGTAAAGTAAGGCTCATTTTATCTGGGGCAGCTCCTCTGGCAAATCATGTAGAATCTTACCTGAAAGTGGTGACGTGCTCCCATGTTCTTCAAGGATATG GCCTCACAGAAACGTGCGCAGGGTCATTTGTGTCAATACCAAATGAGCAGACTATGCTGGGTACAGTAGGCCCCCCAGTACCTAATGTGGACGCACGTCTAGAATCTGTGCCAGAAATGGGTTATGATGCTCTTTCAAGCACTCCACGTGGAGAAATATGCATAAGAGGGGAGACTTTGTTTTCAGGATATTACAAACGAGAAGACCTCACAAAAGAGGTCTTGGTTGATGGATGGTTCCATACAG GGGATATTGGTGAGTGGCAACCAAATGGAGCTATGAAAATAGTTGACCGCAAGAAGAACATATTCAAGCTTGCACAAGGAGAATATGTGGCAGTAGAAAATTTAGAGAATATATATGGTCTTGTTGCTGCCATTGACTCA ATATGGGTATATGGGAATAGCTTCGAGTCTTACCTTGTTGCTGTAGTGAACCCGAATATGCAAGCAATTGAGAGTTGGTCTAATGAAAATGGTCTATCTGGGGATTTTCATTCCCTTTGTCAAACTGAGAAGGTGAAAGAATATATACTTGGAGAGCTATCGAAGATTGGAAAAGAGAAAAAG TTGAAAGGATTTGAAATCATTAGGGCTGTTCACCTAGACCCTGTCCCATTTGACATGGATCGCGACCTGATCACTCCTacatttaaaaagaaaaggccTCAGATGCTTAAATATTATCAG AATATCGTTGACAGTATGTACAAGAAGAAGTAA